One window from the genome of Musa acuminata AAA Group cultivar baxijiao chromosome BXJ1-4, Cavendish_Baxijiao_AAA, whole genome shotgun sequence encodes:
- the LOC135663156 gene encoding FAM10 family protein At4g22670-like isoform X2, producing MDAAKVKELRLFVEQCKKNPTVLADPSIAFFRDYLESLGAKLPSTAYKTGASPHSCACEGKGPLVDEIDEDDFDAKDSPQVDHESDDEIIESDIELEGEIVEADNDPPQKMGDPSVEVTDENRDVSQEAKGRAMEAISEGRFEEAIEHLTEAILLNPTSAIMYATRASVYIKMKKPNAAIRDATAALEINPDSAKGYKTRGIAFSMLGKWEEAAKDLHVASKLDYDEEISSVLKKVEPNAHKIEEHRRKYDRLRKEQEDKKVERERQRRRAEAQAAYEKAKKQEQSSCRSSGCTPDECAGAMPGGFPGAMPGDFPGAVPGSVPGNIDMSKILNDPELMAAFSDPEIMAALQDVMNNPANFAKHQANPKVAPVIAKMMGKFAGPK from the exons ATGGATGCGGCCAAGGTGAAGGAGCTGCGACTGTTTGTGGAGCAGTGCAAGAAGAACCCCACCGTCCTTGCCGATCCTTCGATCGCCTTCTTCCGCGACTACCTCGAGAG TTTGGGCGCGAAGCTTCCTTCGACGGCTTACAAGACCGGAGCGTCACCCCATTCGTGTGCATGCGAGGGG AAAGGCCCACTGGTGGATGAAATAGAtgaggatgattttgatgcaaaagaTTCTCCTCAAGTAGACCATGAATCTGATGATGAAATTATTGAATCTGACATTGAGCTGGAAGGAGAAATTGTAGAAGCTGATAATGATCCTCCTCAAAAG ATGGGAGATCCATCTGTTGAAGTAACAGATGAAAATCGTGATGTCTCTCAAGAGGCTAAGGGTAGAGCTATGGAAGCAATTTCCGAag GGAGATTTGAGGAGGCTATTGAGCATCTCACAGAGGCAATATTATTGAACCCAACATCAGCAATAATGTATGCTACTAGAG CATCCGTGTATATCAAGATGAAGAAACCTAATGCTGCAATCCGTGATGCAACTGCTGCTTTAGAG ATCAACCCTGATTCTGCAAAAGGCTATAAAACCCGGGGTATTGCTTTTTCTATGCTTGGGAAATGGGAGGAAGCTGCCAAGGATCTGCATGTGGCATCCAAGTTGGATTATGATGAGGAGATAAGTTCTGTGCTAAAAAAG GTTGAACCCAATGCACACAAGATTGAAGAGCACCGTAGAAAGTATGACCGGCTACGGAAAGAGCAAGAGGACAAAAAAGTTGAACGTGAGAGGCAGCGTCGAAGAGCTGAGGCTCAG GCTGCTTATGAGAAGGCCAAAAAACAAGAGCAATCATCATGTAGATCATCAGGATGCACACCTGATGAATGCGCTGGAGCCATGCCTGGAG GTTTCCCAGGAGCTATGCCTGGAGATTTCCCAGGAGCTGTGCCTGGTTCTGTGCCGGGAAATATTGATATGAGCAAGATTCTGAAT GATCCTGAACTGATGGCAGCCTTTAGTGATCCGGAGATCATGGCTGCTCTTCAAGATG TGATGAATAACCCAGCAAACTTTGCCAAACACCAAGCAAACCCCAAAGTGGCCCCCGTCATTGCAAAGATGATGGGGAAGTTTGCCGGACCCAAATAG
- the LOC135663156 gene encoding FAM10 family protein At4g22670-like isoform X1 — MDAAKVKELRLFVEQCKKNPTVLADPSIAFFRDYLESLGAKLPSTAYKTGASPHSCACEGKGPLVDEIDEDDFDAKDSPQVDHESDDEIIESDIELEGEIVEADNDPPQKMGDPSVEVTDENRDVSQEAKGRAMEAISEGRFEEAIEHLTEAILLNPTSAIMYATRASVYIKMKKPNAAIRDATAALEINPDSAKGYKTRGIAFSMLGKWEEAAKDLHVASKLDYDEEISSVLKKVEPNAHKIEEHRRKYDRLRKEQEDKKVERERQRRRAEAQAAYEKAKKQEQSSCRSSGCTPDECAGAMPGGFPGAMPGGFPGAMPGGFPGAMPGDFPGAVPGSVPGNIDMSKILNDPELMAAFSDPEIMAALQDVMNNPANFAKHQANPKVAPVIAKMMGKFAGPK, encoded by the exons ATGGATGCGGCCAAGGTGAAGGAGCTGCGACTGTTTGTGGAGCAGTGCAAGAAGAACCCCACCGTCCTTGCCGATCCTTCGATCGCCTTCTTCCGCGACTACCTCGAGAG TTTGGGCGCGAAGCTTCCTTCGACGGCTTACAAGACCGGAGCGTCACCCCATTCGTGTGCATGCGAGGGG AAAGGCCCACTGGTGGATGAAATAGAtgaggatgattttgatgcaaaagaTTCTCCTCAAGTAGACCATGAATCTGATGATGAAATTATTGAATCTGACATTGAGCTGGAAGGAGAAATTGTAGAAGCTGATAATGATCCTCCTCAAAAG ATGGGAGATCCATCTGTTGAAGTAACAGATGAAAATCGTGATGTCTCTCAAGAGGCTAAGGGTAGAGCTATGGAAGCAATTTCCGAag GGAGATTTGAGGAGGCTATTGAGCATCTCACAGAGGCAATATTATTGAACCCAACATCAGCAATAATGTATGCTACTAGAG CATCCGTGTATATCAAGATGAAGAAACCTAATGCTGCAATCCGTGATGCAACTGCTGCTTTAGAG ATCAACCCTGATTCTGCAAAAGGCTATAAAACCCGGGGTATTGCTTTTTCTATGCTTGGGAAATGGGAGGAAGCTGCCAAGGATCTGCATGTGGCATCCAAGTTGGATTATGATGAGGAGATAAGTTCTGTGCTAAAAAAG GTTGAACCCAATGCACACAAGATTGAAGAGCACCGTAGAAAGTATGACCGGCTACGGAAAGAGCAAGAGGACAAAAAAGTTGAACGTGAGAGGCAGCGTCGAAGAGCTGAGGCTCAG GCTGCTTATGAGAAGGCCAAAAAACAAGAGCAATCATCATGTAGATCATCAGGATGCACACCTGATGAATGCGCTGGAGCCATGCCTGGAGGTTTCCCAGGAGCCATGCCTGGAGGTTTCCCAGGAGCCATGCCTGGAGGTTTCCCAGGAGCTATGCCTGGAGATTTCCCAGGAGCTGTGCCTGGTTCTGTGCCGGGAAATATTGATATGAGCAAGATTCTGAAT GATCCTGAACTGATGGCAGCCTTTAGTGATCCGGAGATCATGGCTGCTCTTCAAGATG TGATGAATAACCCAGCAAACTTTGCCAAACACCAAGCAAACCCCAAAGTGGCCCCCGTCATTGCAAAGATGATGGGGAAGTTTGCCGGACCCAAATAG
- the LOC135586269 gene encoding uncharacterized protein LOC135586269, which produces MDAFFHGLDCRLRVSGMVADSIMMGIVNSAMEDAYKKSCTEDGDLDRLIEKSRFCELAIMQLEWCLKYLQEEMDNATVDNACDREKLFCDLLETRDRIDNRLDETKLAIAEKDVELARRKESEIKLRLALELKGEEVRSLHHTLGADKRVKNDACDGFACRDDVNEDESDGHVFDELECSMGKQLRKIRGKLEHGRQALTNVMLNMRSSPRVGAANPNAGLDTDSGGLKALHELHDMAQLTLDFNDMVIDLDMLKEEVRSSFEMIVSSISVFKATTEEQRWAWNMEREIATVIIRSFVRDVRREWAANPDTNLLSFIDELEALASQITVPSTSSNDVMDPKAQCNPLSIVPDMDEVEKDASVAGNSSPPKGDNLYGVSQGGAEDHVGGIERNDELIDSAFRAGELHNMNDLSEKSPPGNFVADLTNYHDSIRTQKIDSDREMITKVISRLEGIIKRAKSESFADIHIPRHTPPDSETKHEATKIIQKPIDSHLKDLELHEEIRRLKEEKDEMETKAVIMEDVYRINYKELMGRLLTDFFDVELEVLTREDTFRIVFGELIKELMSMREAHTSEQLLREEIRYIILSEVIKGILCANNATKDTEFSGKPEQGKDSLLTNPTTEMGSDYVLDSGIRKNSVDDSNGLDVEESDAFRSASNLETSPQGVITGTMQQGEPTLSYASITDENNIVHGSGASTRIQKQNKSEFSCMSAGIVEKHWDDFHFMIMPVEQIIQMVDDFGLLTCEKISINISRLDNLIHQLNPISEQVNIIKRNELLYRKAFANRCYNLQTAEAEVDLLGDELDLLFGLLEKIYIALDHYSPVLQHYSGITEVLRMIRREIYGEVANTARQ; this is translated from the exons ATGGATGCGTTCTTCCATGGCCTCGACTGCCGGCTGCGAGTGTCGGGCATGGTGGCCGACTCCATCATGATGGGGATCGTCAACTCCGCAATGGAGGACGCCTACAAGAAGAGCTGCACCGAGGACGGCGACCTCGACAGGTTGATCGAGAAGTCGAGGTTCTGCGAGCTGGCCATCATGCAACTGGAATGGTGCTTGAAGTACCTGCAGGAGGAGATGGACAACGCGACCGTGGACAACGCCTGCGACCGCGAGAAGCTGTTCTGCGATCTGTTGGAGACGAGAGACCGCATCGACAACAGGCTCGACGAGACCAAGCTCGCCATTGCAGAGAAGGACGTGGAGCTGGCCAGGAGAAAGGAGAGCGAGATAAAGCTGAGGCTGGCCTTGGAACTCAAAGGGGAAGAAGTGAGATCGTTGCATCATACGCTCGGGGCTGACAAAAGAGTGAAGAATGATGCATGCGATGGGTTTGCTTGCCGTGACGACGTGAACGAGGATGAGAGCGACGGCCATGTGTTTGATGAATTGGAGTGCTCCATGGGCAAACAGCTGCGGAAAATAAGAGGCAAATTGGAGCACGGGAGGCAGGCTTTGACCAACGTGATGCTCAACATGAGGAGTAGTCCTCGTGTTGGCGCTGCGAACCCCAACGCTGGGCTTGATACGGACAGCGGCGGGCTGAAGGCGTTGCATGAGCTGCACGACATGGCGCAGTTAACGCTGGACTTCAACGACATGGTCATCGACCTCGACATGCTCAAGGAAGAGGTTCGTTCTTCTTTCGAGATGATCGTGAGTTCGATTTCTGTGTTCAAAGCAACGACAGAAGAGCAGCGGTGGGCTTGGAATATGGAGAGGGAGATCGCTACCGTCATCATCAGAAGCTTTGTAAGGGATGTTCGACGTGAATGGGCTGCAAACCCTGATACGAATTTGTTATCGTTTATCGATGAGCTCGAGGCATTAGCCTCTCAGATCACCGTGCCATCAACGTCGTCAAATGATGTCATGGATCCGAAAGCTCAATGCAATCCTCTCTCAATAGTACCGGACATGGACGAGGTGGAAAAGGATGCATCTGTAGCAGGTAACAGTAGCCCTCCAAAGGGAGATAATCTCTATGGAGTTTCGCAAGGAGGAGCAGAAGATCATGTTGGTGGAATAGAAAGAAACGATGAGCTGATTGATTCTGCTTTTCGAGCTGGGGAATTACACAATATGAATGATCTTTCCGAAAAAAGTCCACCAGGAAATTTTGTTGCTGACTTGACAAACTACCATGATTCCATTCGAACACAAAAAATTGATTCAGATAGGGAGATGATCACTAAAGTCATTTCAAGATTGGAAGGCATCATCAAAAGAGCAAAATCAGAGTCTTTTGCAGACATCCATATTCCAAGGCATACTCCACCAGATTCTGAAACAAAGCATGAAGCAACGAAGATAATTCAGAAGCCAATCGATAGTCATCTGAAAGATCTCGAGCTCCATGAAGAAATTAGAAGATTAAaggaagagaaggatgaaatGGAAACTAAAGCTGTGATAATGGAGGATGTTTACAGAATAAATTACAAAGAATTGATGGGAAGGCTACTCACTGATTTCTTCGATGTCGAATTAGAAGTTCTTACAAGGGAGGATACATTCAGAATTGTCTTCGGTGAGCTGATCAAAGAATTGATGAGCATGAGAGAAGCTCACACTAGCGAGCAGCTCCTCAGGGAAGAGATTCGTTATATCATTCTTAGTGAAGTAATTAAAGGTATTCTGTGTGCAAATAATGCTACAAAAGACACAGAATTCAGTGGAAAGCCAGAACAAGGAAAGGACTCCCTACTAACTAATCCCACGACAGAGATGGGATCAGATTATGTTCTCGACTCAGGAATTAGAAAGAACAGTGTTGATGACTCGAATGGGCTTGACGTTGAAGAAAGTGATGCTTTTAGATCTGCTAGCAATCTTGAGACCTCTCCACAAGGAGTAATTACTGGAACAATGCAACAAGGAGAACCAACATTGAGCTATGCCTCAATCACTGATGAGAATAACATTGTGCATGGTTCTGGAGCTTCAACCAGGatccaaaaacaaaataaaagtgaATTCTCATGCATGTCTGCAGGAATTGTTGAAAAACATTGGGATGATTTCCATTTCATGATTATGCCTGTTGAGCAGATCATACAGATGGTTGATGATTTTGGGCTGCTGACATGTGAGAAGATTAGCATAAACATATCGAG GTTGGATAATCTAATTCATCAGTTAAATCCCATCTCAGAGCAAGTCAACATAatcaagagaaatgaattactctATCGTAAGGCTTTCGCAAATAGATGTTACAATCTTCAAACTGCAGAAGCAGAG GTGGATTTGCTAGGAGATGAACTGGATCTACTTTTTGGGTTGCTTGAGAAGATCTATATCGCACTGGATCACTATTCACCAGTTTTGCAGCATTATTCTGGG ATAACTGAGGTCTTAAGAATGATTAGGAGAGAAATATACGGTGAAGTGGCTAATACAGCCAGGCAGTAA
- the LOC103983027 gene encoding large ribosomal subunit protein uL23: MAPPAKATSKKADDKVQALKAAKAVKSGSATLKKAKKIRTSVTFHRPKTLSKARNPKYPRISAPPRNKLDHYQILMYPLTTESAMKKIEDNNTLVFIVDIRADKKKIKGAVKKMYDIQAKKVNTLIRPDGTKKAYVRLTPDYDALDVANKIGII, translated from the exons ATGGCTCCACCTGCAAAAG CTACCTCCAAGAAGGCTGATGACAAAGTGCAGGCTTTGAAGGCTGCCAAGGCTGTGAAGTCAGGATCAGCCACCTTGAAGAAGGCAAAGAAGATTAGGACCTCTGTTACTTTTCACCGGCCAAAGACACTTTCAAAGGCGAGAAACCCGAAGTATCCTAGAATTAGTGCTCCTCCAAGGAACAAACTGGATCACTATCAAATCCTCATGTATCCCCTGACCACCGAGTCTGCAATGAAGAAGATTGAAGACAATAACACACTAGTCTTCATTGTCGATATTCGAGCTGACAAGAAGAAGATCAAAGGAGCTGTCAAAAAGATGTATGACATTCAGGCAAAGAAAGTGAATACTCTGATCAG GCCTGATGGAACTAAGAAGGCTTATGTGAGATTGACGCCTGACTATGATGCTCTGGATGTTGCAAACAAAATCGGCATCATTTAA